CTAGTGGTACTGACCGGATGCAGGGGGCACGCGGGGGCGGAGGGCGCTTCGGGGAAGGGGTTGGTTGGCAAGGGGTGTCCGATTTGGAAAATCGGACTACGGATTGGGGTTGGTATGGCAAGGGGTGTCCGATTTGGAAAATCGGACTACGGATTGGGGGTGGTATGGCAAGGGGTGTCCGATTTGGAAAATCGGACTACGGAGGGGTTGGCAGGTGGCGCGCGGGGCGTGGCGGTGGGGGGCGGAGCCACGTATACTTGACAGGCGGGGCAATCGTCTGCTCCATCACCCGGCATTTAACCTACCATGCGCACACGCTTATGGCTCGACTAATTCTGTTCAACAAACCATACCACGTTCTCTGTAAGTTCACCGACCGCGAGGGGCGCCCCACGCTGGCGGACTACATCCCCGTGCCGGATGTGTATGCGGCGGGGCGGCTGGATTACGATAGTGAGGGGCTGGTGCTGCTTACGGATTCGGGCCGCCGGCAGCATGAGATCAGTGACCCGCGCCATAAGCTGCCCAAGACGTACTGGGTGCAGGTGGAGGGCATCCCGGATGACGCGGCGCTGGTGCGCCTGGCGCGGGGCGTGGACCTGCGCGACGGGCGCACCCGCCCGGCGCGGGTGGCGCGCATGGACCCGCCGGCCATCTGGCCGCGCACCCCGCCTATCCGCGAACGGCGCAGTATCCCCACTTGCTGGCTCTCGCTGACTATCCGCGAAGGGCGCAACCGCCAGGTGCGGCGGATGACGGCGGCTGTGGGACATCCTACGCTGCGGTTGGTTCGCTGGTCTGTGGGTAAATGGACGTTGGGGACGTTGCAGCCGGGAGAGTGGCGGGGCGTGATCATTAATGGGGGAATGGGGGAATGGGGGAACGGTTAATGAGGGTGGCGGGGCAATGGCAGGGGCATTGATTGTTGTTGGGCGAATTGGGCGATTTGGGCGGCGCCTTCGGCCCAGGTGGGGAAGTGCTGCCAGCGGGCGCGGGCGGCGCGGCGGAGCGGAAGGAGGGCGGCGGGGTCGGTGAGCAGGGGGCGCAGGAGGGCGGCGAGGGCGGCGGGGTCTTCTGGCGGGAGCAAGAATCCTTCCACGCCGTGGCGGATGATTTCGCCGGCCGCGCCGGCGGTGGAGGCGATGAGGGGTAGTCCGGCGGCCAGGGCTTCCAGGTAGACGATGCCGAAGGCTTCGTACTGTGACACCATGATAAAGAGGTCGCTGGCGGCCAGGTGGGGGGGAATGCCGGCATTGGGTACAACCCCCAGCAGCGTGACGTGCGCGCCGAGATCGTGAGCGCGGAGGAAGGCGCGCAGATCGGCCACGTAGTCCGGCTCCATCGTGAGGCTGCCGATGACGGTGAGATGCCAGTTGGTTTGGGGCAGGCGGGCTAGCGCCGCCAGCAGCGTGTGTAGCCCCTTGCGGCGCACGACGTTGCCTACGGAGATGAGGCGCAGGGGATGGTCGGCGGCGGCGGGTTGGGCGGGCAAGGGGGTGAAGTGGTCGCGCCCGGGATAGACGACGATGCCGGGCGGGGATGCGGCCAGCATGTTTTCCACGAGGCGGCGGGTGTCCTGGCTGTTGTAGATGAAGCCGTCTACGGTCTGGAAGTAGCGTTGCTCCAGGCGGCGGTAGAGGTGGTTTTGCCAGGGGGGGCGGCGTTCGCTGGCTTTGACGAGGTGGACGAGGGAGAGGATGGGGTAGGGGGCGTGCCGGCGTAACGTCCCATTTAACCAGAGCAGCGACGGGTGGCACAGTTCATCCTGGATGAGTACATCCAGCCGCGCCGCCTGCAGACGGCGGAAGAACGTGTAGCGAAAATTGTCGGTCAGGTGGGAGACATCGTTACGCCAGGGGAGCGAGAAGAGGGTGACTTTGTGCCCGTTGGCGCGCCAGGCTTCGACCATGAGGCGGTTGTAGAGGTAGCCACCGGTGAGGGTGTCCAACGAGCCGTAGATGAGGAGGCCGATGTGCATGGCGCAATCGTTTTTCAGTGAGGGGCGGGGAGGGGGAGGGTGTAGCCGGCCCAGGCGATGTCGTTTTCCCAGAGTTTGACGGTGATGGCGGTGAGGTGGGGGGCGTGGATGCCGGCAATAAGCGCGTGACAGAGGATGCGGCTGAAATGCTCGATGCTGGGGTTGAGAGGGCGACCATCGGGGTTGAAGGGGGGCATGTCGTTCAGCAGCCGGTCTTGATAGACGGTGACGATGGCGTCCAGGTGGGCTTCGATGTCTACGATGTCCACCAGATAGCCGTGTTGGTCCAGGCTATCGCCGGTTAGTTGTAATTCCAGAGCGTAGTGGTGGGAATGCGGTTCGTTTTCCGCGCCCCAATCGCCACCGATGAGGTAGTGTTGGGCGATGAAGGTTCGTTTGACGGCTATAGTGTACATGGGGGGACAGTTAGTGGTTGGTGGATCAGGGGGATGAAAAAAGGCTTGCCGCCGGGTGGGGGCAAGCCTTTGTTGATCGTGGCGATAAATGGGGGAGGTTAGCCGGCGGCGAGGGCGAGGGAGCGAACCCAGAAGATGAGGCCGACGCCGATGATGATGAAGATAACGCCGGTGAGGATGACGTAGATGGTGTCCCAGGGAATGCCGGCATCTTCCCCTTTCTGCGCGCTCAATAACAACTGCGGCCGGAAGACCAGCCCCAACACAATGGCCGTCAGCGCGACGCCACCCAAGATGAAGAGCGTATGTGGGTTAAGGATGCCGCCATTGCCCGTGATGATTTCCCCTTCGGGGAAGAAGGATTCACTGAGGGCGGTGCTAATGAAAATGGCGAAAACGATGAAGATGAGGGAGGTGCTGACGACGGACCAGCGGGGCATGGCGTGTGAGGGAATGGGTTTGCTGGGTCTTTGTGAGCGGGTGGCTTTGACGCGCTCGTTCTCGCGCTTGTCCAGTTCGTTGAGCGTTGCCTGGAAGGTTTCGTTGGCTTTGGCGTTTTGCACGCCGCGGTCAATCAATGTGTAGGCAAAGGCGATGAGGCCGCCGGTGACGGCGATGCCGCCAATGGCGATGGCGGCGAGGACGGCGAGGGCGATGGGCGGTTCCATCTCCAAATTGCCGGCCTCGTTGAGCATAGATGCCGGCACTCGCTTACTCACAAGCTCAGGAAGCGAGAGCGTTATTGGCGGTTCCGGGGGGCGCACGCGCTCAATGCGCGCGCCGCCGCTGAGCTGACCGCGCAATATCGGCCAACCAACGGACGCCAGACCACTAAAAATGAGCAGGATAACGACAATTCCCCAGTTACGCAGCGTATTTTTGTTCAAAACGATTCCTCCACCTGGACGAGATGTGATGATTGCGCATTTTAGCACAATAAAAATGGCGTAGCAAAGAAGTGCGGGCCGTTTGTCCGTTTTGTTTTGTGTGGGGATACTGGTTTAATAGTAGGCGTGCGACGCAGTCGGCATTCGGCCAACTGTAAATATTCAACTGAAAACGGTAACTACTTAACCCGCTGCCTGAGCCTGTCGAAGGGAAGGTGGGCTTCGACAGGCTCAGCCTAAGCTTCGACAGGCTCAGCCCACGAGAGGGTTAGCAGTTACGGAAAACGGACGAGGATTCTCCAGGAGGACCGATAAGATGGTAACGGCTATTGTGCTTTTGAAGGTGGAGCGGCAGCGGATTAACAGCGTTGGGCAGCAGTTGGCGGAACTGGCGGGGGTGCGCGAGGTGTATTCGGTGGGGGGGCAGCACGATCTGGTGGCGATTTTGCGCGTGCGGGATAACGAGGACCTGGCGGATGTGGTCACGAACCAGATGTTGCAGGTGAGTGGGATTTTGGATTCGGAGACGCTGATTGCTTTCCGCGTTTTTTCGCGGCACGATCTGGAGACGATGTTCTCGATTGGCTTTGATTAGACGGGGGTCAGGTTTGGGGGTGGATGGTGGCGACGAGAATGCCGGCAATAATCAACCCCCCACCAACCCACGTATTCCAGCCGGGCGCTTCGCCAAAAATGAAGAAGGCGAGCAGGCTGGAACCGATGGGTTCGCTGACGAGGGTGATGGCGACGTAAGATGCCGGCAAAAACCCCAGCGCCCAGTTGAATGAGGAATGACCCACCAACTGCGGCCCCAACGCCATCAACAAAAACAACACATACGTCCCCGGCGCATACCCCAGCAGCGGGTAGCCACGCAGCGCCGTCATCACCAGCAAAAACAGCGCCGCCGTGCCATAAACCACCGTCGTGTACGTCAATAGCGACACGTGAGCGCGCAGCCGTCGGCCAATAATAAAATACGCGGCGGCCATCCACGCCCCCACCAACGCCAGAAAGTTCCCCCACAACGGCTGACTGCCGCTGCTGCCGCCCCCCTTATCCAACAACGCAATGATCGCGCTCCCCACCAGCGCCAGCCCGATGCCTATCTTCAACGCCCGCGGCACGCGCTCTTGCAGCAAAAACGGGGAAGCCATCCCCACCCACAGCGGCGAAGTCGTCACCAAAACGGTCGAACTGGCAACCGTGGTGAACGCCAGCGACGAAATCCAACTGGCAAAATGCACCCCCAGCAACCCCCCCGCCAACAGCACCAGCAACCAATCCCCACGCCGCAGCCGCCGCAGCTCCTCGCGCCGCAGCCGCAGGCAAAACGGCAGCAGCAGTAGTGACGCAATCGTCGTCCGCCCCGTGGCAATCACCAACGAAGGCGCATCTCCCTGGGCAAAACGAATCAAAATGGCGCTGATGGAAACCGCCAGAATGCCCACGGCCAGCACCAGATAAGGGGACAGCGGAGGATTTTTCATGCCCTTTTCCCAGAGATGACGACACCGCCACCCCGGTTGACAAAGCAGTTTACAATCGTTAGAATGGACTTGTTTAAGCCCACGGGACGATCTTAACAACCATTCACCTACCCGTCAAAAGGAGAGTGGTTTTGCCCCACTGATCGACTGACGAAGCAGCCAAAGGAGATACACAATGGCATTTGAACTCCCCCCTCTTCCCTACGCTGAGGACGCTCTGGAGCCGCATATTGACGCGCGCACAATGAGTATTCACCACGACAAACACCACGCCGGGTATACCAACAATCTGAACAACGCTCTTGCCAATCATCCTGAATTGGCCGGCAAAAGCATCGCTGAACTGTTAAGCGACCTGGATGCCATCCCGGCGGATATTCGCATGGCCGTTCGCAACAATGGCGGCGGTTACGCCAACCACGCCCTGTTTTGGAGCATCATGAGTCCAAACGGCGGTGGCGCGCCCACGGGCGATCTCGCCACGGCTATTGAGGCCGCGTTTGGTAGTTTTGACGCCTTTAAGGAAGCATTTACGAAAGCGGGAGCTACCCGTTTTGGCTCTGGTTGGGCCTGGCTCTACGTAGATGGGGCCGGCAACCTGGCCGTGAACTCCACCCCCAATCAGGATACGCCCTTGATGGAGGGCAATACCCCGATCATGGGCGTGGATGTGTGGGAGCATGCCTACTATCTCCATTACCAGAACCGTCGCGGCGACTATCTTGCCGCCTGGTGGAATGTTGTAAACTGGGATCAGGTTGCCGCCAATTACAAGGCAGCCGTGGCCGGGTAGTGTATAATAGCAAAATCGGACTGCTGGCTTCGCTTGCGGTCCGTCAGTCACTCTCGTAACAACAAGGAGACAAATCTTATGACCCATATCGTCACCAGACTGTGCCTGCGCGATACGGCTTGCGTCGATGTGTGCCCGGTAGAGTGTATGGTTCTGGGCAAGCCGGAAGCAGAATGGCCCTGGCTGTACATTGATCCCGACACGTGCATTGACTGCGGCGCGTGCGTGCCCGAATGCCCCTACGAGGCGATCTTCCCCGAAGAAGATGTGCCCTTTGATTACAAGGCGCAGCCCGGGCAGTGGATTGCCAATACGAAGGAACTGCTCCCTGATGGGGTGCCGTTGAAAGGTGAAATCGAGGGGCACGAAGTAAACGTCATGAATGCCAAGCAGTTGGCCGGTGGCGAAATCTTGGACCTGACGGAAGATATTCCTGCCAACTACGATTTTTACTCCATGGGGCCGGGTTACGGCGCGTTGGATAATTGATGTTTGCCACAGGTGCAATCTGGTAGCCGACTGTTGTGATTGTGGTCGGCTCTCTTAAAAGCCGAATTAGCTGGCGAAATCCGTTAGCTAATTCGGCTTTTTTCATTTGCCTGGTTTAGGTGATGACGAACCCGTTGCCTGAGCCAGTCGTCGACTATGTGGGGTTGAACATGGGTTTCGACACGCTCAGCCCACAAGCCCGCCTGATGAGCTTTTGGAGTTTTTCACGCTCTTCGGGTTGAACATGGGCTTCGACACGCTCAGCCCACAAGCGGGTTAGGACTGGCGCTGAAATAAGACTCGAATTGCAGCGCCAGTTTGAAGAAGCGGTAAGGAAACAACTTCGTTGTCTTATATAATTTCCGCTTCTTGGCCGTTACGTTTTTTTGAGACCATTTTTCAGGCAATCTATGACAGGCTGCCTGGTAGGAGCAAAATTAGTCATGTGTGCAGATCAAGCATTTCGCATTGAGAAAGACTCGTTGGGGGAGGTGAAAGTGCCGGCATCCGCCTACTGGGGTGCGCAAACACAACGAGCCATCCACAACTTCCCCATCACCGGGCTTAAACCATACCCCGCCTTTGTCTGGGGCATGACCATCATCAAACGATCCGCCGCCGAAGTCAATGCCGGCCTCGGACTTTTCAATGACCGCGTGATAGGGGAGCAAACCATCACCGGCGACGCCATTGCCCAGGCGATCATGGTCGCCACCGATGAAGTGCTGGACGGCCAGTGGAGCGAACAGTTTGTTGTAGACCCCATCCAGGCCGGCGCGGGAACCAGCCATAACATGAACATCAACGAGGTCATTGCCAACCGCGCCAACGAAATCCTCGGCTTTGGCCTCGACGCCGCCCCTAAGCCCGTGCATCCCAATGATCACGTGAACATGGCCCAATCCACCAACGACACCATCCCCACCTCCATTCGCCTCGGCTGCCTCTGGCGGCTGGACGAGATGCTGCAAACGCTGGACGACCTGGCGGCGGCGCTGGCGGAGAAGGCGCAGGAATTCGATGCCGTGGTGAAAAGCGGGCGCACCCACTTGCAAGACGCCGTGCCCGTGCGATTGGGGCAGGAGTTTGGCGCATATGCGCGGGCGGTGCGGCGAGATCGGGACAAAATCGCGGCGGCGGCGGATGGACTGCGCCGCCTGGGTATTGGCGGCACGGCCACGGGCACGGGGCTGAACGCCCATCCCGAATATCACAGCCGCATGGTGGCGACGCTCAGCCGTCTTTCCGGGCTGGCGCTGACGGAATCGGACGACCTGTTTGAGTCGATGCAGAGCATGGGCGACATGGTGCATTTCAGCGGCGCGATGCGCACCCTGGCGCAAGACCTGATTCGTATTGCCAACGATTTCCGGCTGCTGTCCTCCGGCCCCAGCACGGGTTTGGACGAAATCCGCCTGCCCGCCGTGCAGCCCGGCTCGTCCATCATGCCGGGCAAGGTTAATCCGGTGCTGGCGGAGATGTTGAACATGGCGATGTTCCAGGTGATGGGCAATGACCTGACGGTGACGATGGGGGGACAGGCGGGGCAGCTTGAGTTGAATGTGATGATGCCCATTATCGCTTATAACCTGTTCCAGAGCATGGATGTGATCATCAACAGCGTGCGCGCCTTTACGGACAAATGTGTGCGTGGTCTGCGCGCCAACCCGGAGAAGGCGACGGGCTGGCTGGCAAAGAATGCTATCCTGGTGACGGCGCTGAATCCGGTCATTGGCTACCTGAAGGGCGCGGAGGTGGCGAAGGAGGCAATGGCCTCTAGTCGCACGGTGCGCGAGGTGGTGCTGGAGAAGGGGTATTTGACGGCGGAGGAGGCGGACCGCATCCTGGATGTACGTAAGCTGACGGAGGGCGGCATCCACAAGTAGGAGGCCTGCTCACGTTTTCTGTTGCATGTTGATTGTGTGAAGAGGTCGCGTCATGCGACCTCTTTTTTGCGCGATGGATTTACGAATTTGCGCGGAGGTTTTTGCGGAGATGATGGCGCACGTGGCGGCGGCGATGCCGGCAGAAGCGTGTGGCTTTCTTAGTGGTCGGGAGGGTGTGGCGTGCCGGCATTTTCCCATCCCCAACGTTTCCCCCAACCCACACTGCTTCCGCATGGAGCCACAAGCGCAAATCGACGCCCTGTACGCCATCGCCGCCGCCGCCGAAGAACCCCTGGCCATCTACCACTCCCATCCCCACGGTCCCGCCGCCCTTTCCCCCACCGACCTGGCGCAACTGCCCGCAGGAGACATCCTGCACGTGATCATTGCCTGGCCGCAAGCCGCGCAGCCCCAGGTGCGCGTCTTCGCCTGGCGCCACATGAACGTGACCGAAGTAACCTGGTATATGGTGTAACCATATGCGGCAGCGCGTGTTTTAGTAAAGCGTAGAGGTTGCGATACGCTTTCCCCATGCGGCCTTTATGCGCGCAAGGCCGCTGGCGGCTGAACGTGACAAAAATGATGAGTGACACGCACCCTGGACCGGAGCAGTCTTGGGAACTGCGCCAGCCTTGAAACGAGGTAATGTCTGATGACGAACGTGTTATATTTCTCCACTTCCGCCCTGGTCGGCTACTTGCTGGGCGCCATTCCCTTCGGCTATCTGTACGTGAAACTGTTTCGCGGCGTGGACGTGCGCCAGGTTGGCAGTGGACGTACCGGGGGAACCAACTCCTTCCGCGCGGCGGGCCTGGGGGCGGGCATCCTCACATCGCTCAGCGACGTTCTCAAGGGCGTGACGGCCGTCTGGATCGTCAGCGCCCTGTTTAACAGCCAGATATGGCTCCCCTGGGCGCAGGCGGTGGCCGGCTTGTTTACCGTAATCGGGCACAACTGGTCCATTTATATCAAATGGGCCGGGGGCGCGGGCACGGGGCCGAACGTGGGATGGTCGGCTGCGCTCTGGTGGCCGATGCTGCCGATTAGCATGGCCGTGATGGTGGGCTTGCTGCGGGGATTAGGGATCGCGTCCGTGGCTTCGATGGCGATGGCCGTGATTATTCCCGTGGTGTTTGGCGTGCGCTACGCGACCGGGGTGGATTCGACGGCGGCTTACCTGGTTGCCGGCATTGCCTCGCTGTTGGTCGTGCTTTGGGCGCTGCGTCCGAATATCAAACGGCTACTCGACGGCACGGAGCGCATCGTTGGCCCCCGCGCCAAACGACTGACCAAAGAAGACGAGTAAGATTACCCGCCTCCTTTGGTCAACACCTCGTAATGCATCAGGCCCAGGTCGTCGATGACAACGTTCTTGACGGCAGGCAGGGCGACGGCGGTGCGTGGCGCTTGGGTGAGGTCCAATGCCGGCAAATCCGTCGCCCACAACGCCTGAATCTCCCCATACTTCGCCAGCCGCAAATCCACTTGCAGCGGGTCCAGCCCCTCCAACTCACCCAACAATCTGTCCATCTCCGGATTCTGGTAATTCGAGCAAACCGTATCCGTGTTGCGCAGGAAATAGTAAAGCCAGCTCATCGCATCGGAATAAGCCACCGGCTGATTCGGTGATGGCCAGCCCATCAGGTACGCCGGATAATTGCACGCCGCCTTCTCGTTGCGGAACACATCCCACGGCGCGCCTTGCAGCGTTACTTGAAAGACGCCCGTTTCCTCCAACTGGCTCTTGATCGCATTCGCGTACGCCTCCTCCCGATCCGTGTACCGCCCATCACTGATGTACCAGATGGTAATGGGCAGCGGACGGTCGGGCGTGTAGCCGGCGAAGGCCAG
The Ardenticatenales bacterium genome window above contains:
- a CDS encoding pseudouridine synthase, with protein sequence MARLILFNKPYHVLCKFTDREGRPTLADYIPVPDVYAAGRLDYDSEGLVLLTDSGRRQHEISDPRHKLPKTYWVQVEGIPDDAALVRLARGVDLRDGRTRPARVARMDPPAIWPRTPPIRERRSIPTCWLSLTIREGRNRQVRRMTAAVGHPTLRLVRWSVGKWTLGTLQPGEWRGVIINGGMGEWGNG
- a CDS encoding glycosyltransferase family 4 protein — encoded protein: MHIGLLIYGSLDTLTGGYLYNRLMVEAWRANGHKVTLFSLPWRNDVSHLTDNFRYTFFRRLQAARLDVLIQDELCHPSLLWLNGTLRRHAPYPILSLVHLVKASERRPPWQNHLYRRLEQRYFQTVDGFIYNSQDTRRLVENMLAASPPGIVVYPGRDHFTPLPAQPAAADHPLRLISVGNVVRRKGLHTLLAALARLPQTNWHLTVIGSLTMEPDYVADLRAFLRAHDLGAHVTLLGVVPNAGIPPHLAASDLFIMVSQYEAFGIVYLEALAAGLPLIASTAGAAGEIIRHGVEGFLLPPEDPAALAALLRPLLTDPAALLPLRRAARARWQHFPTWAEGAAQIAQFAQQQSMPLPLPRHPH
- a CDS encoding 6-carboxytetrahydropterin synthase; this encodes MYTIAVKRTFIAQHYLIGGDWGAENEPHSHHYALELQLTGDSLDQHGYLVDIVDIEAHLDAIVTVYQDRLLNDMPPFNPDGRPLNPSIEHFSRILCHALIAGIHAPHLTAITVKLWENDIAWAGYTLPLPAPH
- a CDS encoding Lrp/AsnC ligand binding domain-containing protein, whose translation is MVTAIVLLKVERQRINSVGQQLAELAGVREVYSVGGQHDLVAILRVRDNEDLADVVTNQMLQVSGILDSETLIAFRVFSRHDLETMFSIGFD
- a CDS encoding DMT family transporter produces the protein MKNPPLSPYLVLAVGILAVSISAILIRFAQGDAPSLVIATGRTTIASLLLLPFCLRLRREELRRLRRGDWLLVLLAGGLLGVHFASWISSLAFTTVASSTVLVTTSPLWVGMASPFLLQERVPRALKIGIGLALVGSAIIALLDKGGGSSGSQPLWGNFLALVGAWMAAAYFIIGRRLRAHVSLLTYTTVVYGTAALFLLVMTALRGYPLLGYAPGTYVLFLLMALGPQLVGHSSFNWALGFLPASYVAITLVSEPIGSSLLAFFIFGEAPGWNTWVGGGLIIAGILVATIHPQT
- a CDS encoding superoxide dismutase, encoding MAFELPPLPYAEDALEPHIDARTMSIHHDKHHAGYTNNLNNALANHPELAGKSIAELLSDLDAIPADIRMAVRNNGGGYANHALFWSIMSPNGGGAPTGDLATAIEAAFGSFDAFKEAFTKAGATRFGSGWAWLYVDGAGNLAVNSTPNQDTPLMEGNTPIMGVDVWEHAYYLHYQNRRGDYLAAWWNVVNWDQVAANYKAAVAG
- a CDS encoding ferredoxin family protein, with the translated sequence MTHIVTRLCLRDTACVDVCPVECMVLGKPEAEWPWLYIDPDTCIDCGACVPECPYEAIFPEEDVPFDYKAQPGQWIANTKELLPDGVPLKGEIEGHEVNVMNAKQLAGGEILDLTEDIPANYDFYSMGPGYGALDN
- a CDS encoding aspartate ammonia-lyase, whose protein sequence is MCADQAFRIEKDSLGEVKVPASAYWGAQTQRAIHNFPITGLKPYPAFVWGMTIIKRSAAEVNAGLGLFNDRVIGEQTITGDAIAQAIMVATDEVLDGQWSEQFVVDPIQAGAGTSHNMNINEVIANRANEILGFGLDAAPKPVHPNDHVNMAQSTNDTIPTSIRLGCLWRLDEMLQTLDDLAAALAEKAQEFDAVVKSGRTHLQDAVPVRLGQEFGAYARAVRRDRDKIAAAADGLRRLGIGGTATGTGLNAHPEYHSRMVATLSRLSGLALTESDDLFESMQSMGDMVHFSGAMRTLAQDLIRIANDFRLLSSGPSTGLDEIRLPAVQPGSSIMPGKVNPVLAEMLNMAMFQVMGNDLTVTMGGQAGQLELNVMMPIIAYNLFQSMDVIINSVRAFTDKCVRGLRANPEKATGWLAKNAILVTALNPVIGYLKGAEVAKEAMASSRTVREVVLEKGYLTAEEADRILDVRKLTEGGIHK
- a CDS encoding Mov34/MPN/PAD-1 family protein, which translates into the protein MRPLFCAMDLRICAEVFAEMMAHVAAAMPAEACGFLSGREGVACRHFPIPNVSPNPHCFRMEPQAQIDALYAIAAAAEEPLAIYHSHPHGPAALSPTDLAQLPAGDILHVIIAWPQAAQPQVRVFAWRHMNVTEVTWYMV
- a CDS encoding glycerol-3-phosphate acyltransferase, producing the protein MTNVLYFSTSALVGYLLGAIPFGYLYVKLFRGVDVRQVGSGRTGGTNSFRAAGLGAGILTSLSDVLKGVTAVWIVSALFNSQIWLPWAQAVAGLFTVIGHNWSIYIKWAGGAGTGPNVGWSAALWWPMLPISMAVMVGLLRGLGIASVASMAMAVIIPVVFGVRYATGVDSTAAYLVAGIASLLVVLWALRPNIKRLLDGTERIVGPRAKRLTKEDE